The genomic stretch ACCTCCAATCGATGTGAAAGTCCGTTCAACTGGCTTGAGGTCATCCCTTGATACCAAATCTTATCCCTCAAAGCCAAAGCCATCCTTGAGCAAGGAAAAGGCAACAAAGCACAAGGCTTCAACATATACCAACAACGGTTCACCTAGAGTTCCTTCTTCAAATTCTAAATCTACTTTGCGGACACCTAAATTGTCCACTTATACCAAAACTTCCTCCTCAAAGCAAAATGGCTCTTCTGGCAGTAAGACTCTTTTGCCGAAGTGCAAGTCTTCATCGGCTAAGAAATCTCCTTCAGTGGATCCCCCAGAAATTGTCAAGAGTGTATACTTTCCCCATACAGAAGTTGAAGATTCAGCGAAAGAAGGTTCCTCAATCGatgataaaatatcaaaaacgGAGAAAAAGACAACTTCTGCAGCCAAGCAGCGGTCGTCTCCTGTGAAGTTGAAACCTGTTAAGGTTAAACCATTATCTTCTCCTAATGATTCAGATGGTATGCATGTAAAAGGAAGAAGTAAAAGCAATGTTCAAACAGGCAGAAAATTGATGACAGCCAAAGCATCTGCAAAGAAGACATTGACACCTCCTTCTTCTACTCTGCTGTCTAAGCTTCCTTCGAAAAAGACAGCACAAATCAATTCGGGAAAACGTGGAAACTTAAAATCAGTGTCGCCTCTGAAGGATCCCAATAGGATACGAAGGGTTCATTCTAAGGCATCTGAGAGTGAGAAGGTCACTGAGAAAAAGCTGCATGTCATCAGGGTTGGAGCTTTCAACAATGTCTCTGAGTCATCACCTAAATCTCCACTATCAGCCGAATCATCGTCTCGTGGAAAATCTTTGTCATTATCGTCTTATGAAGAGGACAATTCAGAGATGGAGGATAGCTCTGTTAAAACATGCAAACTAATCTCCAAGAACTCGCTGAAGACTGTCAAAGAAGCACCTGTGAAAGAGAATCCTAAGAAGACAGTGCGAAAGAAAAGGGTGGTTATTACGGGAGATAAACATCTCTCTCCTGTGAAAGTGAAGTTCAGAATGGGGAAGGTAGTGGATCTTCAGTCGGATAATAATACACCTCGGAAACTTATATTTAGGAGGGCAAAGGTCTTAGGAGTAGAAGAAATTAATCTGAGGAGGAAAACCACGAAAAAAGCGGGAGTCACTAGTGACACGGCTGGTACAGGGGTTTTGCCTCAAAAGGTTGTTTTAAAGCATCAAGATGTGCAAGGGAAGAAAGATGCTCAAGGTTTGTTGAACAATGTTATTGAGGAGACGGCAAGTAAACTCGTCGTGAGTAGGAAAAGCAAGGTTAAAGCCCTGGTGGGAGCTTTTGAAACCGTGATCTCTCTACAAGAGAGTAAACCTTCCACACAAGTTGTGAGTTAATTGTGAATAATTTCTTATCTTGTTCTGACGGTATATAGTGATTGAATAATGGCGAGGTGTGAATAGCGAAGCCGTGTCTGCTTGATACTACTGATATGTCCAATCCTAGCTGAGGTTAGAACAAGAAAACCTCGGTGGCTTTGCTGTACGGTATTCTCGTGTTGAGTGGTTTGTCTAGCCTTCTCGATCAGGCTCGGAAAACCACTCAGCTGAGGCggg from Salvia splendens isolate huo1 chromosome 15, SspV2, whole genome shotgun sequence encodes the following:
- the LOC121769020 gene encoding uncharacterized protein LOC121769020, yielding MAEVSDDSMATPTKSDGSVNNDLAGNQDSPSNGRSTDAHNLGASVGSRGRGNSSLRRSADKLVSANGNEKVVPNYLRASTGSCHDFCKFGKHHLDESKARKPFRKRIAKLSPDQIPVEIRVAGDKKKKEVVLNGEETREVAAGGNNKDVVAAGGKKKEVVAAGGKKKEEVVTGGKKKKEGFLSVEKKRGVVTNGEEKREVVAGSKKKEVMATGGKKKEEVVLSGEEKREVVAGEEKKEEVVLSGEEKREVITGDKKKEEVATGDVMKEEVVTGDEMKEEVVASDEKMEEVVAGDEKMEEVVSGVETKEEFVNHGPPIDVKVRSTGLRSSLDTKSYPSKPKPSLSKEKATKHKASTYTNNGSPRVPSSNSKSTLRTPKLSTYTKTSSSKQNGSSGSKTLLPKCKSSSAKKSPSVDPPEIVKSVYFPHTEVEDSAKEGSSIDDKISKTEKKTTSAAKQRSSPVKLKPVKVKPLSSPNDSDGMHVKGRSKSNVQTGRKLMTAKASAKKTLTPPSSTLLSKLPSKKTAQINSGKRGNLKSVSPLKDPNRIRRVHSKASESEKVTEKKLHVIRVGAFNNVSESSPKSPLSAESSSRGKSLSLSSYEEDNSEMEDSSVKTCKLISKNSLKTVKEAPVKENPKKTVRKKRVVITGDKHLSPVKVKFRMGKVVDLQSDNNTPRKLIFRRAKVLGVEEINLRRKTTKKAGVTSDTAGTGVLPQKVVLKHQDVQGKKDAQGLLNNVIEETASKLVVSRKSKVKALVGAFETVISLQESKPSTQVVS